In Micropterus dolomieu isolate WLL.071019.BEF.003 ecotype Adirondacks linkage group LG17, ASM2129224v1, whole genome shotgun sequence, one genomic interval encodes:
- the LOC123985970 gene encoding lysosomal Pro-X carboxypeptidase isoform X2, which translates to MWEIAEELGAMLVFAEHRYYGESLPFGQDSYSDSKHLNYLTSEQALADFAVLIQNLKSTLPGAQHSPVIAVGGSYGGMLSAWFRMKYPNIVVGALASSAPIWQFRDMVPCGDFYKIVTQDFARSGYNCDANIRESWKAINNVSSTASGRQWLSEEFSLCAPLKSKYSAVGFKNWLQETWVNLAMVDYPYEANFLQPLPRWPIQVVCKYLAFDSTVSDYELLHGVSQAAKVYYNYTGSSSCLNTSQTATGSLGFLGWYYQACTEMVMPMCTDGVQDMFEPEEWNLQAFSDECNAIFGVRPRADWAGTVYGGKDIASQSNIIFSNGGLDPWSAGGVTYNITDSLVSIMIPDGAHHLDLRYSNDNDPPSVRAARTLEVKYFQEWIRQATKTRQTASMP; encoded by the exons ATGTGGGAAATTGCAGAGGAATTGGGTGCCATGCTGGTTTTTGCAGAACATCGTTACTATGGAGAGTCCCTGCCATTTGGACAAGATTCTTACAGT GATAGCAAACACCTCAACTACCTCACCTCAGAGCAAGCCCTGGCAGATTTTGCAGTGCTGATTCAGAACCTGAAAAGTACTTTACCCGGAGCTCAGCACAGCCCTGTTATCGCTGTCGGAGGATCCTATGGAGGGATGCTCTCTGCCTGGTTCAGGATGAAATACCCCAATATAGTTGTTGG AGCTCTGGCATCCTCCGCACCAATATGGCAGTTTCGTGATATGGTGCCATGTGGGGACTTCTACAAAATAGTAACACAGGACTTTGCCAGAAGTGGGTATAACTGTGACGCAAACATCAGAGAGTCTTGGAAGGCTATTAATAATGTCTCTTCCACTG CATCTGGTCGTCAGTGGCTGTCAGAAGAATTCAGTTTATGCGCCCCTCTTAAAAGCAAATATAGTGCTGTCGGCTTCAAGAACTGGCTTCAGGAGACTTGGGTGAATCTGGCTATGGTGGACTATCCCTATGAAGCTAATTTTCTCCAGCCACTTCCTCGCTGGCCGATCCAG GTGGTGTGCAAGTATCTTGCTTTCGATTCCACTGTGTCTGACTACGAGCTGCTGCATGGTGTCTCCCAAGCAGCGAAGGTCTACTACAACTACACCGGAAGCTCTTCCTGTCTCAACACATCTCAGACAGCAACCGGCAGCCTTGGTTTTCTCGGCTGGTATTACCAG GCCTGCACAGAGATGGTGATGCCCATGTGCACAGATGGGGTCCAGGACATGTTTGAACCTGAGGAGTGGAACCTCCAGGCCTTCTCTGATGAGTGTAACGCCATTTTTGGTGTCAGGCCACGAGCTGACTGGGCAGGCACAGTCTACGGGGGAAAAGACATCGCCTCTCAAAGCAACATCATCTTCAG TAACGGAGGACTTGACCCATGGTCAGCTGGTGGAGTGACTTACAACATAACAGATTCTCTGGTATCCATTATGATTCCTGATGGAGCCCATCACTTGGACCTCCGCTACAGCAATGACAATGACCCACCCTCAGTCCGTGCAGCCCGGACGTTAGAGGTGAAGTATTTTCAAGAGTGGATCAGGCAGGCTACAAAGACACGTCAAACTGCATCAATGCCTTAG
- the LOC123985971 gene encoding LOW QUALITY PROTEIN: protein FAM181B (The sequence of the model RefSeq protein was modified relative to this genomic sequence to represent the inferred CDS: inserted 4 bases in 2 codons) — translation MQVVRHKQRVKXPAVSLPLLFDVLTSLVQPPERSXFSSEPVTCTLECLQELHEQHQDQAFGRGKKTCTEETFGSGIIADATGVAAGLNRVMAVQTAIMNPQFMNFCFPGSVMEYDVEKSLDGSLLGEAENDEDYKETTRDLLSFIDSASSNIKLALDKPVKSKRKVNHRKYLQKQIKRCTGIITPGNIAEATVKRQGTPLAQTSPLQSKTLPKRDGVQANLQSKSLAALFSPVKDIRGEKAKKPPLRHRNLPPSFFMEPANCSKVSSTSGMTLKDLERGNPEAAEFFELLGPEYSNMVSDQDLYQNMPLRVQQEMGGPDPASYDAHNLVGGLLYSEPWTSCSGPSKKLGGSLRTSPAQPPVYCPSEAAGPIEDNALCTLAFPNFFTDCSIPQVTYDLSGGYNRANYSSL, via the exons ATGCAGGTGGTCAGGCACAAGCAAAGAGTTAA TCCTGCGGTCTCTTTGCCCCTCCTCTTTGATGTTCTGACATCATTAGTCCAGCCCCCTGAAAGATC CTTTTCCTCAGAGCCCGTCACTTGTACTCTGGAATGTTTACAGGAACTTCATGAGCAGCATCAGGACCAAGCGTTTGGCAGAGGAAAAAAGACATGCACTGAAGAAACTTTTGGTTCAGGGATCATAGCAGACGCCACAGGTGTAGCCGCTGGGCTCAACAGAGTAATGGCTGTTCAGACTGCAATCATGAACCCTCAGTTCATGAATTTCTGCTTCCCTGGCTCTGTGATGGAGTACGATGTGGAGAAAAGTCTAGATGGGAGTCTCCTCGGCGAGGCAGAAAATGATGAGGACTACAAAGAGACCACTAGAGACTTGCTGAGCTTCATAGACTCAGCCTCCAGCAATATCAAGCTGGCTCTGGACAAGCCAGTGAAATCCAAGAGGAAAGTGAACCACAGGAAGTACCTACAGAAGCAGATCAAAAGGTGCACAGGCATTATAACACCAGGAAACATAGCAGAAGCCACGGTTAAAAGACAGGGTACCCCCCTGGCTCAGACCAGTCCTTTGCAGAGCAAAACTCTACCTAAGCGTGATGGGGTCCAGGCCAACTTACAGAGCAAGAGCTTGGCAGCCCTCTTCAGCCCTGTGAAAGATATAAGGGGTGAAAAAGCCAAGAAACCACCCCTGAGGCATCGCAATCTGCCCCCCTCTTTCTTTATGGAGCCTGCCAACTGCTCCAAAGTCAGTTCCACATCTGGGATGACGCTAAAGGACTTGGAACGAGGCAATCCTGAGGCTGCAGAGTTCTTCGAGCTCTTGGGGCCTGAGTACAGCAACATGGTGAGTGACCAGGACCTTTATCAAAACATGCCTCTCCGGGTGCAGCAAGAGATGGGAGGCCCGGATCCTGCTTCCTATGATGCTCACAATTTAGTTGGTGGTCTCCTTTACTCTGAGCCCTGGACTAGCTGCTCAGGACCCTCTAAGAAACTAGGGGGGAGCCTGCGTACAAGTCCAGCTCAGCCTCCTGTCTACTGTCCCTCTGAGGCTGCTGGGCCCATAGAGGACAATGCACTGTGCACTTTGGCCTTCCCGAACTTCTTCACAGACTGCTCCATACCTCAGGTCACTTATGATTTAAGTGGTGGTTATAACAGAGCTAATTATTCATCTCTATGA